In one window of Dokdonia sp. PRO95 DNA:
- a CDS encoding PspA/IM30 family protein, translated as MNIFKRLFKIGQAEANASIDNMEDPIKMTEQGIRDMKEDLAKSVEAMAQVKAMAIRAKNERDEHDAKAKDYESKAIAILKKAHAGSMDATDADRLAKEALAKKEEAQSHATRAGEDTSKFEGNVAQLQGSIQTIKDNISNWENELKTLKARVKVSDATKNVNKQMAALDNTGTVSMLERMKEKVAQEEALAEAYGDIADTNKSIDDEINAAADTSEEKVDDELAKLKEQLGLGKDNA; from the coding sequence ATGAACATATTTAAACGACTTTTTAAAATAGGACAAGCAGAGGCAAATGCATCTATAGATAATATGGAAGATCCTATCAAGATGACAGAGCAAGGCATACGAGATATGAAAGAAGATCTTGCCAAAAGTGTAGAGGCTATGGCTCAAGTAAAAGCAATGGCCATACGCGCAAAAAACGAGCGTGACGAGCACGATGCAAAAGCAAAAGACTACGAGAGCAAAGCCATCGCTATTCTTAAAAAAGCTCACGCAGGATCTATGGATGCGACAGATGCAGACAGACTAGCCAAAGAAGCCCTGGCCAAAAAAGAAGAAGCACAGTCACACGCGACACGCGCTGGTGAGGATACCTCAAAATTTGAAGGTAATGTAGCACAACTACAAGGCTCTATCCAGACTATTAAAGATAACATAAGCAACTGGGAGAACGAGCTTAAAACACTCAAGGCACGTGTAAAAGTGAGCGATGCTACTAAGAATGTAAACAAGCAAATGGCAGCCCTAGATAACACTGGTACCGTGAGTATGCTAGAACGAATGAAAGAAAAAGTAGCGCAAGAAGAAGCACTTGCAGAGGCTTATGGAGACATCGCAGATACTAATAAAAGTATAGATGATGAGATAAACGCCGCTGCAGATACTAGCGAGGAGAAAGTAGATGATGAGCTTGCAAAACTTAAAGAACAATTAGGGCTAGGTAAAGACAACGCCTAG
- a CDS encoding SPFH domain-containing protein — MENLPSIAIALVVGIVALIVIYFLIIAMFYKKVHQGQALVRTGFGGTKVATDKGLYVVPVFHRVEVMDISVKKIQIERLASEGLICKDNMRADIKVAFFVRVNNEVEYIKKVAQTIGVQRASRQETLEELFEAKFSEALKTVGKKFDFIQLYEARREFRDEIVDIIGTDLNGYTLEDCAIDYLEQTAVTHLKADNILDAEGIKKITDLTAAQNIKANLIKRDEEKVIRKQDVEAREAILELDKQLAEKEEQQKREISNIKSREEAEILKVAEEERLKSETARIATEEKVKVAEENMQRQIIVAEKNKQRTDKVETERVEKDRMLELTERERVVTLAQIEKEKVVEVEKKNIQDVIRDRVMLEKGVVEEQENMKDIEAFKTADRSKQVAITNAEAAAQEDLIKTIKAAEASKEAAKQKAEEINIEALAHKEASEKEADARKILAEAQAKEEATVGMSEAQVMHAKADANERQGIVEATVIEKKALAEAAGIEAKAEAKRKDGLAEADVIKEKALADAAGIEEKANAMKKLDGVGKEHEEFKLRLDKELQVDLAEINIQKDIADAQAQVIGDALKAANIDIVGGETMFFDQIIGQITKAKGYDRLVHHSETVTEVKDAILGSDDVKGNLLEKVKEFADKYGISSEDLKNVTIANLLMDLKSKSSDSDEQTLFSNLFNLAKGLGLSDKKLK, encoded by the coding sequence ATGGAAAACCTACCATCTATCGCCATCGCCCTTGTTGTGGGTATTGTGGCACTCATTGTTATTTACTTCCTCATCATCGCGATGTTCTACAAAAAGGTACATCAAGGTCAAGCCTTGGTTCGTACAGGTTTTGGCGGGACAAAAGTAGCGACAGATAAAGGGCTCTATGTGGTTCCTGTCTTTCACCGTGTAGAAGTAATGGATATTTCTGTAAAGAAAATCCAGATTGAGCGTCTTGCATCAGAGGGTCTTATTTGTAAAGACAATATGCGTGCAGATATCAAGGTAGCCTTCTTTGTACGTGTAAATAATGAAGTAGAGTACATTAAGAAAGTAGCTCAAACCATAGGTGTGCAACGTGCATCACGTCAAGAAACGCTAGAAGAGCTTTTTGAGGCAAAATTTTCTGAAGCGCTTAAAACCGTGGGTAAAAAGTTTGACTTTATACAGCTTTATGAGGCTCGTCGTGAGTTTCGTGATGAGATTGTAGACATTATAGGTACAGATCTTAATGGATATACTCTTGAAGATTGTGCGATAGATTACCTAGAGCAAACTGCAGTTACACATCTTAAGGCAGATAACATACTTGATGCAGAAGGTATCAAGAAAATCACAGATCTTACAGCTGCACAAAACATCAAAGCAAACCTTATTAAACGTGATGAGGAGAAAGTAATACGCAAGCAAGATGTAGAGGCTCGCGAGGCGATACTAGAACTAGATAAGCAACTCGCCGAAAAAGAAGAACAGCAAAAACGTGAGATCTCAAACATAAAATCTCGTGAAGAGGCAGAGATTCTTAAAGTTGCCGAAGAAGAGCGTCTCAAGTCTGAAACAGCTCGCATTGCTACCGAAGAAAAAGTAAAAGTAGCCGAAGAAAATATGCAACGCCAGATTATCGTTGCTGAGAAAAACAAGCAACGTACTGACAAGGTGGAGACAGAGCGTGTGGAGAAAGACCGTATGCTAGAACTTACCGAGAGAGAGCGCGTAGTAACACTGGCTCAAATCGAAAAAGAGAAAGTTGTTGAAGTTGAGAAAAAGAACATTCAAGATGTGATACGAGACCGCGTGATGCTAGAGAAAGGTGTGGTAGAGGAGCAAGAAAATATGAAAGATATTGAGGCTTTCAAAACTGCAGACCGTTCTAAGCAAGTAGCAATTACAAATGCGGAGGCAGCAGCTCAAGAAGATCTTATTAAGACCATAAAAGCAGCCGAAGCATCAAAAGAAGCAGCAAAACAAAAAGCCGAAGAAATTAATATCGAAGCACTAGCGCATAAAGAAGCAAGTGAGAAAGAGGCAGATGCACGTAAAATTCTTGCCGAAGCACAAGCTAAGGAAGAAGCAACCGTGGGTATGTCTGAGGCACAAGTAATGCACGCTAAGGCAGATGCAAACGAGCGTCAAGGTATTGTTGAGGCAACTGTTATCGAGAAAAAGGCACTTGCAGAAGCTGCCGGAATTGAAGCAAAAGCAGAGGCAAAACGTAAAGATGGTCTTGCAGAGGCAGATGTAATTAAAGAGAAAGCCCTTGCAGATGCCGCAGGTATCGAAGAGAAAGCAAATGCTATGAAGAAACTTGACGGTGTAGGTAAAGAACACGAAGAGTTTAAACTACGTCTTGATAAAGAACTTCAAGTAGATCTTGCAGAAATTAATATCCAGAAAGATATTGCAGATGCGCAAGCACAAGTTATAGGCGATGCTCTTAAAGCTGCAAATATTGATATTGTAGGTGGTGAGACTATGTTCTTTGACCAGATTATAGGGCAAATTACAAAGGCCAAAGGTTATGACAGACTCGTACACCACTCAGAAACGGTGACAGAGGTAAAAGATGCCATTTTAGGTAGTGATGATGTAAAAGGAAACTTGCTTGAAAAAGTAAAAGAATTTGCAGATAAGTACGGCATCTCTTCTGAGGATCTTAAAAATGTGACCATTGCAAACTTACTGATGGATTTAAAATCTAAATCTTCAGACAGCGATGAGCAAACCTTATTCAGTAACCTATTTAACCTTGCAAAGGGATTAGGATTATCTGACAAGAAACTGAAATAA
- a CDS encoding DNA repair ATPase — MANETPDIQPKATQTLDGGTYEIIQGRLQKQKTDLQKRLQELNEERKNVFGSLETKLIANDRINTENNCIARDIVSLKNLCLFGYNVHFGLRTDIHLGDVFSAYEFKDNRFEPRDLSLLQDDTFLLDFANLYKYYRNTIFSKFAIIGNYLYMVFQLSDSVTDIKTFKWLIKEDTLQYVDNRSEHEYRFPQQHDFKWQEATRDMHRYGEHAHVSILDKVFVETIGGDLTIKIEDNTDQGKGILDEPVELIDQTLDDGQYRYADLGNLLALEIKPFQEEPRYFVFNNKLKEVQKIQSVKDTCVLLPDDQGIIFPTGYYLQTGEYNIFDNAIPNVKFQQKVSSPNGEDFLYVFYSPEEALYNLMSYNVITQEIKTPIICNGFTVLQDGQLCYFRTENEQTKHHVIQIWQTPFLKGDYMPSQHEDTLLYKIGNKDIVKAMAEVNSLITLLNKEDNYDGLYSDIAKFSKDILDAYYWLPEAETKQLNVPLAEINGAANAAIDEFQKVVQLKRNAAKQTKEVETKASEIFGKIKSTSFKSINDFVALLTQLRSLRGETISLNDIRYVDPTFVKTLEEEIAVQTQKISEKCVQFLLDDKALKPYHDAVAEKKQVMDGIKKVIEAKKLEEEVNQIATDLELLIDIVSNLDIEDTSHSTKIIDDISLIFATINQLKAGIKNKKKSLGSAEAQADFAAQLKLIDQSIINYLDIATTPEKCDEFQTKISIQLEELEGKFADWDEFITLIIEKREEVYGAFEARKNALIEKRNKKAMALKNASERILKGVRKKAESFKTASEINGYFAADLMINKVRDIIQQLKEQEDTGKAEEIETGLKTAREDALRKLKDKLDLYEDGDTVIRLGKHKFGVNKQPLDLTIVLKDGALNYHLTGTDFYQELSNETLLASRHIWDQEFVSETSEVYRSAYLAYKLFNKLDKHTLLEAGDDALLGIVQEESRNDYAEGYVKGVHDVDATKILKVLVHKHNELGLLTYAPEIRAYAQYFWNSIDPSTQKTLNQSIKASGEVLQFFPDAKEYQFIVDTLSEEIHAFAKAESLFSPELSQTIATYIFDELQGDTEFVRSSVAVRLKDAFAKALKQQQADLKFKKSYESLPSLKGKVQLVKQWVTAFVRTQESLTDVRYVDEVVCLLLFEDESVLKTKAASPNEKITGLSGDHSTITEGVFNFNYHDFTARLNLFVTEQVPAFETFKKAKHTVTEELKEALKLDEFKPRVLTSFVRNKLIDQVYFPLFGDNLAKQLGTVGDNKRTDRMGMLLLISPPGYGKTTLMEYIANRLGLVFVKINGPAIGHEVTSVDPESATNSAAREELKKLNVAFEMGNNVMLYLDDIQHCNPEFLQKFISLSDGTRKIEGVYNGKSKTYDLRSKKFCVIMAGNPYTESGEKFRIPDMLANRADIYNLGDIIGDTEHLFKLSLIENSLTANPLLQQLSSSHFEDVYTLIDRIENGTQDSQLKGNHTAQEVADYTKVLEKVITIRNTVLKVNAEYIRSAAQEDAYRTEPSFKLQGSYRDMNKLVAKVVPIMNDTELATLLLSHYESESQTLTSSAEANLLKYRELINALDETQQQRWNTMKETFVKNNKLKGFGDKNEMAQVLSQMMEFTENLEGIKKALEKGLER; from the coding sequence ATGGCAAACGAAACTCCAGATATACAACCTAAAGCAACGCAAACTCTTGACGGCGGCACCTATGAGATTATACAAGGTAGACTGCAAAAACAAAAAACCGACTTACAAAAGCGGCTACAAGAACTTAACGAGGAGCGTAAAAATGTTTTTGGTTCACTAGAAACAAAGCTCATTGCAAATGACCGTATCAATACAGAAAATAACTGTATTGCTCGTGATATTGTATCGCTTAAAAACTTGTGTTTATTTGGCTACAATGTGCATTTTGGACTACGTACAGACATACACCTAGGAGATGTTTTTAGTGCCTATGAGTTTAAAGACAATCGTTTTGAACCTCGTGATCTTTCACTTTTACAAGACGACACTTTTCTACTAGACTTTGCAAACCTGTACAAGTATTACCGTAATACCATCTTTTCAAAGTTTGCGATTATAGGTAACTACCTGTATATGGTTTTTCAGCTTAGTGATAGTGTTACAGATATTAAAACATTTAAGTGGCTCATAAAAGAAGATACGTTACAGTATGTAGATAACCGTAGTGAGCACGAGTATCGCTTCCCACAGCAACACGATTTTAAGTGGCAAGAGGCTACGCGTGATATGCACCGTTATGGTGAGCACGCTCACGTGTCTATTTTAGACAAGGTGTTTGTAGAGACTATAGGTGGTGATCTTACCATAAAAATAGAAGATAATACAGATCAAGGTAAAGGAATATTAGATGAGCCCGTAGAGCTTATAGACCAGACACTAGATGATGGCCAGTATCGCTATGCAGATCTGGGTAACCTACTTGCGCTAGAGATTAAACCCTTTCAAGAAGAGCCTCGCTATTTTGTATTTAATAACAAACTAAAGGAAGTTCAAAAAATACAGAGTGTTAAGGACACCTGTGTCTTGCTTCCAGATGATCAAGGTATCATTTTCCCAACAGGCTACTACTTACAAACAGGAGAATACAACATTTTTGATAATGCCATCCCAAATGTAAAATTTCAGCAGAAGGTGAGTTCGCCTAACGGGGAGGACTTTTTATATGTCTTTTACTCGCCAGAAGAGGCGCTGTACAACTTGATGTCATATAATGTGATTACTCAAGAGATAAAAACACCTATTATCTGTAATGGTTTTACCGTATTGCAAGATGGGCAGCTATGCTATTTTAGAACCGAAAATGAGCAAACCAAGCATCACGTGATACAGATCTGGCAAACCCCATTTTTAAAGGGGGACTATATGCCTTCTCAGCACGAAGACACGTTACTTTATAAAATAGGAAATAAGGATATTGTAAAAGCAATGGCAGAGGTAAATAGCCTCATCACACTGCTCAATAAAGAAGATAATTACGACGGACTGTATAGCGATATTGCTAAGTTCTCAAAAGATATACTAGATGCTTACTACTGGCTTCCAGAAGCAGAAACCAAGCAACTCAACGTACCACTTGCAGAAATAAATGGAGCTGCAAATGCCGCTATAGATGAGTTTCAAAAAGTAGTACAACTCAAGCGCAACGCTGCCAAACAAACTAAAGAAGTTGAGACCAAAGCCTCTGAGATTTTTGGCAAAATAAAAAGCACCTCTTTTAAGTCTATTAATGATTTTGTGGCGCTGCTCACGCAGTTGCGATCATTACGTGGAGAGACCATCTCGCTTAATGACATACGCTATGTAGATCCCACTTTCGTGAAAACGCTAGAGGAAGAAATTGCTGTGCAAACACAAAAAATTTCTGAGAAGTGTGTACAGTTCTTACTAGATGACAAAGCGTTAAAACCATATCACGATGCCGTAGCCGAAAAGAAACAGGTGATGGATGGCATCAAGAAAGTCATTGAAGCCAAAAAACTCGAAGAAGAAGTAAACCAGATTGCAACAGATCTTGAGTTACTTATCGACATTGTTTCAAATCTTGATATAGAAGACACCTCCCACTCTACTAAGATAATTGATGATATCTCGCTCATTTTTGCAACTATCAATCAGTTAAAGGCTGGGATTAAGAATAAGAAAAAATCACTGGGAAGTGCAGAGGCACAAGCCGACTTTGCTGCCCAACTTAAGTTAATTGATCAAAGTATCATAAACTACCTAGATATTGCCACCACGCCAGAAAAGTGTGATGAGTTCCAAACTAAAATCTCTATCCAGCTAGAAGAGCTAGAAGGAAAGTTTGCAGACTGGGATGAGTTTATCACGCTCATTATTGAAAAGCGCGAGGAAGTATACGGAGCTTTTGAAGCACGTAAAAATGCACTGATAGAAAAGCGCAACAAAAAGGCAATGGCATTAAAAAATGCCTCAGAACGCATTTTAAAAGGCGTACGTAAAAAAGCCGAAAGCTTTAAAACAGCTTCGGAAATAAACGGATATTTTGCCGCAGACCTTATGATTAATAAGGTGCGTGATATCATACAGCAACTTAAAGAGCAAGAAGATACCGGAAAGGCAGAAGAGATTGAGACTGGACTTAAAACAGCCCGTGAAGATGCGCTGCGCAAGCTCAAAGACAAACTAGATCTCTATGAAGATGGAGATACGGTGATACGACTTGGCAAGCATAAATTTGGTGTAAACAAACAACCGCTTGACCTCACTATTGTGCTTAAAGATGGCGCGCTTAACTATCACCTCACAGGCACCGATTTTTATCAAGAACTCTCAAACGAGACCCTTCTCGCCTCTCGCCACATCTGGGATCAAGAATTTGTATCAGAAACTAGCGAGGTGTACCGCAGTGCCTACCTAGCTTATAAATTATTTAATAAACTAGACAAGCACACCCTACTAGAAGCCGGTGATGATGCGCTACTTGGGATAGTACAAGAAGAAAGCCGCAATGATTATGCAGAGGGCTATGTAAAAGGTGTGCACGATGTAGACGCGACTAAAATTTTAAAGGTACTCGTACACAAACACAACGAGCTAGGACTACTCACCTACGCCCCAGAAATTAGAGCATACGCTCAGTATTTCTGGAACAGCATTGACCCAAGTACTCAAAAAACACTTAACCAATCTATAAAGGCTTCGGGAGAGGTGTTGCAGTTTTTTCCAGATGCAAAGGAGTACCAATTTATTGTTGATACTTTAAGTGAGGAGATACACGCTTTCGCGAAAGCGGAATCCCTTTTCTCACCCGAGTTAAGTCAGACCATTGCGACCTATATCTTTGACGAGCTTCAAGGTGACACAGAGTTTGTGCGTAGTAGTGTTGCGGTGCGTTTAAAAGACGCTTTCGCGAAAGCGTTAAAACAACAACAGGCAGATCTCAAGTTTAAAAAGAGTTATGAGTCACTCCCTAGCCTAAAAGGGAAAGTGCAGCTCGTAAAACAGTGGGTGACGGCATTTGTACGCACCCAAGAAAGCCTAACCGATGTACGCTACGTAGATGAAGTAGTGTGTTTACTACTCTTTGAAGATGAGTCGGTTTTAAAAACAAAAGCGGCTTCTCCAAATGAGAAAATTACTGGTTTAAGCGGTGATCACAGCACGATAACCGAAGGTGTTTTCAACTTTAACTACCACGACTTTACGGCAAGGCTCAACTTATTTGTAACAGAGCAAGTACCCGCATTTGAAACTTTTAAGAAAGCAAAACACACGGTTACTGAAGAGTTAAAAGAAGCTTTAAAACTAGACGAATTTAAACCAAGAGTGCTTACATCCTTTGTGCGTAACAAGCTGATTGACCAAGTGTATTTCCCATTGTTTGGTGATAACCTTGCAAAGCAATTAGGAACCGTGGGCGATAACAAACGTACCGACCGTATGGGTATGTTGCTGCTCATCTCACCACCAGGATACGGAAAAACCACCCTGATGGAATATATCGCAAACCGTCTAGGTCTTGTTTTTGTAAAAATTAACGGCCCAGCGATAGGTCACGAAGTTACGTCTGTAGATCCAGAAAGTGCTACAAATAGCGCTGCACGTGAAGAGCTCAAAAAACTCAACGTCGCTTTTGAGATGGGTAACAATGTGATGCTATACCTAGACGATATACAGCACTGTAATCCTGAGTTTTTACAAAAATTCATCTCCTTATCTGACGGTACACGTAAGATAGAAGGTGTGTACAACGGGAAGTCAAAAACTTATGACCTACGTAGCAAGAAATTCTGTGTAATAATGGCGGGTAACCCGTATACAGAGAGTGGAGAGAAATTCCGCATACCAGATATGCTTGCAAACAGGGCAGATATTTATAACCTGGGAGATATCATAGGAGATACGGAACACCTGTTTAAATTGAGTCTTATTGAGAATTCGCTCACTGCAAATCCGCTACTGCAGCAGTTAAGTAGTAGTCATTTTGAAGATGTGTATACCTTAATAGACCGCATAGAAAATGGGACTCAGGACAGTCAGCTCAAAGGAAATCACACCGCACAAGAGGTGGCAGATTACACAAAGGTACTAGAGAAGGTAATCACCATACGCAACACAGTACTTAAGGTAAATGCAGAATACATACGCAGTGCCGCGCAAGAAGATGCTTATCGTACAGAGCCGTCATTTAAACTTCAAGGATCATACCGTGATATGAATAAACTCGTAGCCAAAGTAGTTCCCATTATGAACGACACTGAGCTCGCGACCTTGCTCCTATCGCATTATGAAAGCGAGTCACAAACACTCACTTCAAGCGCAGAAGCAAACCTCTTAAAGTACCGCGAACTCATAAATGCGCTAGATGAAACGCAGCAACAGCGCTGGAACACGATGAAAGAAACCTTTGTAAAAAATAATAAACTCAAAGGTTTTGGTGATAAAAATGAAATGGCACAGGTGCTCTCTCAAATGATGGAGTTTACCGAGAATCTTGAAGGGATAAAAAAGGCGCTTGAGAAGGGGTTGGAGCGGTAA
- the trxB gene encoding thioredoxin-disulfide reductase, translating to MSVEKVKCLIIGSGPAGYTAAIYAARANMAPVLYQGQQPGGQLTTTNEVENFPGYVDGVTGPEMMVQLMKQAQRFDTDVRDGWVTKVDFSGDVHKAWINGEKEIHAESVIISTGASAKYLGLPSEQKYLKMGGGVSACAVCDGFFYRGQETIIVGAGDSACEEAHYLSKLCKKVTMLVRRDEFRASKIMAARVQKTENIEILFNTETVEVLGDDVGVTGARVKNNVTGEEHDIPATGFFVAIGHKPNTDIFKDYLDLDETGYIINTPGTSKTNVPGVFVSGDAADHVYRQAITAAGTGCMAALDAERYLASKDELPQDEPGVGSTYVDEVPAARQ from the coding sequence ATGTCAGTAGAAAAAGTAAAATGCCTTATCATAGGTTCAGGACCAGCGGGATATACCGCAGCAATTTATGCAGCACGTGCAAATATGGCACCAGTTCTTTACCAAGGGCAGCAGCCAGGAGGACAGCTTACCACGACAAACGAGGTGGAGAACTTCCCTGGTTATGTAGATGGTGTGACTGGACCAGAAATGATGGTGCAGTTAATGAAACAAGCACAGCGTTTTGATACAGATGTACGTGACGGATGGGTGACTAAAGTAGATTTTTCTGGAGATGTGCACAAAGCGTGGATCAACGGAGAAAAGGAAATACACGCAGAGTCTGTGATTATATCTACAGGAGCGAGTGCAAAATATTTAGGATTACCTTCTGAGCAGAAGTATTTAAAAATGGGTGGAGGTGTATCTGCCTGTGCCGTTTGCGACGGATTCTTTTATCGTGGCCAAGAAACCATAATTGTAGGTGCTGGAGATAGCGCTTGTGAGGAGGCACACTACCTTTCTAAATTATGTAAGAAAGTAACAATGCTCGTACGTCGTGACGAGTTTAGAGCATCAAAAATTATGGCTGCTCGTGTACAGAAAACAGAAAACATCGAAATCCTTTTCAATACAGAAACTGTTGAGGTGCTAGGTGACGATGTAGGTGTGACTGGAGCAAGAGTAAAGAATAATGTAACCGGTGAGGAGCACGATATCCCAGCAACTGGATTTTTTGTAGCGATAGGGCACAAGCCTAACACAGATATCTTTAAGGACTACTTAGATTTAGATGAGACTGGATATATCATCAATACACCAGGAACTTCTAAAACAAACGTACCGGGAGTATTCGTATCTGGAGATGCGGCAGATCACGTGTACCGTCAAGCAATTACCGCTGCCGGAACAGGATGTATGGCTGCACTAGATGCAGAACGTTACCTAGCGTCAAAAGACGAGCTTCCACAAGATGAGCCAGGAGTAGGCTCTACGTATGTGGACGAGGTTCCAGCTGCACGTCAGTAA
- a CDS encoding PQQ-dependent sugar dehydrogenase produces MKSRFTYILLLLVASVACAQETRENDVTLASNLDYTYEVIVPELTNPWGLAVLPDESMLITEKSGELIHFKDGKKTMITGAPEVVTRNQGGLLDIRLHPDYVTNGWIYITYSSPEGEEDGAMTALMRAKLKDGALTEKKVLYKGSPNTRKGHHFGSRVRFDKDGYVYFSIGDRGARDENPQDITRDGGKIYRLNADGSIPADNPFVGKDGAKEAIFSYGHRNPQGMTVHPETGKIWIHEHGPRGGDEINIPEAGKNFGWPIISYGINYSGTTFTEITEKEGMEQPVYYWVPSIAPSGMAFANNTGDAKLDGNLLIGSLKFEYLELAILENNKVVAREKLLEDVGRVRNVINHNGTIYVGVEGKGILKLVKK; encoded by the coding sequence ATGAAAAGTCGTTTTACTTATATCTTATTATTACTTGTTGCAAGTGTAGCTTGCGCACAAGAAACTAGAGAAAATGATGTCACACTAGCCTCAAACCTAGATTACACCTATGAGGTTATTGTTCCAGAACTTACTAACCCTTGGGGATTAGCTGTATTGCCAGATGAGTCTATGCTTATCACTGAAAAAAGTGGAGAACTCATACACTTTAAGGATGGTAAAAAAACAATGATTACTGGTGCTCCAGAGGTGGTGACGCGTAATCAAGGTGGTTTACTGGACATACGCTTGCATCCAGATTATGTAACTAATGGCTGGATATACATCACGTACTCATCGCCAGAAGGCGAAGAAGATGGAGCGATGACAGCACTTATGAGAGCAAAATTAAAAGACGGCGCGCTTACCGAAAAGAAGGTGTTATATAAAGGAAGCCCAAATACGAGAAAGGGACATCACTTTGGCAGTCGCGTGCGTTTTGACAAAGATGGTTATGTGTACTTTTCTATAGGAGATCGTGGTGCGAGAGATGAGAATCCGCAGGATATTACTCGTGATGGAGGTAAGATTTATAGACTTAATGCAGATGGTAGCATCCCTGCAGATAATCCTTTTGTAGGTAAAGACGGAGCAAAAGAAGCTATCTTCTCTTATGGACATCGTAATCCGCAAGGAATGACTGTGCATCCTGAGACAGGTAAGATATGGATACACGAACACGGACCTCGTGGTGGGGATGAGATTAATATCCCTGAGGCTGGTAAAAACTTTGGGTGGCCAATAATCTCTTACGGTATTAATTACAGCGGAACTACATTTACAGAAATTACAGAAAAAGAGGGAATGGAGCAGCCAGTGTATTACTGGGTTCCTTCTATCGCTCCTTCTGGGATGGCTTTTGCAAACAATACTGGTGATGCAAAACTTGATGGTAACTTATTAATAGGTTCGCTTAAATTTGAATACCTAGAACTTGCCATTTTAGAAAATAACAAGGTGGTTGCTCGTGAAAAGTTACTAGAAGATGTAGGTCGTGTGCGCAATGTGATTAATCACAATGGCACTATCTATGTAGGTGTTGAGGGAAAAGGAATCCTTAAACTAGTTAAGAAATAA
- a CDS encoding cytochrome c, whose translation MKLLISLCTAGVSVFLFFAKAEKEVYTSQDPLAESIERGAEVYQDFCIQCHLGKGEGVAGTFPPLAGSDWLTEDRYKEAIKAVKYGQQGPITVNGVAYNGVMANLELYEDEVADVMNYIMNSWGNKQKEMITEEAVKAISK comes from the coding sequence ATGAAACTACTTATAAGTTTATGTACGGCAGGAGTTAGTGTGTTTTTATTTTTCGCGAAAGCGGAAAAAGAAGTTTACACCTCTCAAGACCCACTTGCAGAATCTATAGAACGTGGTGCAGAGGTATACCAAGACTTTTGTATACAGTGTCACCTAGGTAAGGGTGAAGGTGTGGCAGGGACTTTCCCGCCGCTTGCTGGATCAGACTGGCTTACAGAAGATCGCTATAAAGAAGCCATAAAAGCTGTAAAGTATGGCCAGCAAGGTCCTATTACCGTAAATGGTGTCGCATATAATGGCGTGATGGCAAACCTTGAGCTTTATGAAGATGAGGTGGCAGATGTAATGAACTACATTATGAACAGCTGGGGCAATAAACAGAAAGAAATGATTACTGAAGAAGCGGTGAAAGCTATCTCAAAATAA
- a CDS encoding AAA family ATPase: MGKIIAIANQKGGVGKTTTSVNLAASLGVLEKKVLLIDADPQANATSGLGIDVESVEVGTYQLLEHTNNAEEAIIKTSSPNLDLIPAHIDLVAIEIELVDKESREYMMKKAIGHLRDKYDYILIDCAPSLGLLTLNALTSADAVIIPIQCEYFALEGLGKLLNTIKSVQKIHNPDLDIEGLLLTMFDSRLRLSNQVVEEVQKHFSEMVFETIIQRNVRLSEAPSYGESIINYDAASKGATNYLSLAQELITKNNS; this comes from the coding sequence ATGGGTAAAATAATTGCTATTGCAAACCAAAAAGGTGGTGTAGGCAAGACCACTACTTCTGTTAATCTCGCAGCCTCTCTAGGTGTGCTAGAGAAAAAAGTACTCCTCATTGATGCAGACCCTCAGGCTAATGCAACCTCAGGTTTAGGTATTGATGTAGAAAGTGTAGAGGTGGGTACGTACCAACTTCTGGAGCATACTAATAATGCAGAAGAGGCAATCATAAAAACGTCTTCACCTAACCTTGACCTTATACCGGCACATATTGATCTTGTTGCTATCGAGATTGAACTTGTTGATAAAGAGTCACGAGAGTACATGATGAAAAAAGCGATAGGTCACCTTAGAGATAAGTATGACTATATCTTGATAGACTGTGCACCATCATTAGGACTGCTTACTCTTAATGCCCTCACATCTGCAGACGCTGTGATTATCCCAATACAGTGTGAGTACTTTGCACTAGAAGGATTAGGAAAACTATTAAATACCATAAAAAGTGTTCAAAAAATTCACAATCCAGATTTAGATATCGAAGGATTGCTACTCACAATGTTTGACTCTAGACTACGATTATCTAATCAAGTGGTAGAAGAGGTTCAAAAACATTTTAGTGAGATGGTTTTTGAAACAATCATACAGCGTAATGTGCGTTTAAGTGAGGCACCTAGTTACGGAGAAAGCATTATTAATTATGATGCCGCAAGTAAAGGAGCAACCAATTACTTGAGCCTAGCTCAAGAACTTATTACAAAAAATAATAGCTAG